A single region of the Drosophila takahashii strain IR98-3 E-12201 chromosome 2R, DtakHiC1v2, whole genome shotgun sequence genome encodes:
- the LOC108058782 gene encoding uncharacterized protein → MSTENRECDDEFERPSRTLVLIIFTLAVFLKLCIILVEIMV, encoded by the coding sequence ATGTCGACGGAAAATAGAGAGTGCGATGATGAATTTGAGCGGCCCAGCAGGACCCTGGTTTTGATAATCTTCACCCTCGCCGTTTTCCTGAAGTTGTGCATCATTCTGGTGGAAATTATGGTGTGA